The nucleotide sequence GCCGCCCGTTCTCCACCCGGCAGCCAGAGGGAGCCTCTTAAAAGGTAAATCTAATcatgtttttcctttgcttcaaATCCCTCAGTCTCATGTTAAGGGCTCTCCATCTCAATCAGAGCAAATCGAAGCTCCTGTCCACGGCCTGCAAAGCCCTACGTGAGCTGGCCTGAGCCTGCTGAACTGCTCCGTGCTTCCAGATTTTCCTACCTGTTGCCACTGTCGGCAGTGACCTTCCTGCCGTTCTGGCTGGCTCCACTCTACCCCTCAGGCCTTAGTAGAACGCACTGCCGCTCCCAGCCCAGGAAGGGTTAAGGGCCCATTCTTTCTACTCCCAAGGCCTCTGCGCTGGACTCTACCTCACTTCCGGCTTACTGCTTTGAACTTTGCTGTCTCCTTCCACTGGTCCCCTGGTTCTCAACCCTAGTGACATGACAGGAGCATCAGGGaagccttctttctttttaaactgagGTAAATTTCACCCTTTTcgagtatacaattcagtggcgttTAGTACATTCACAGCATTGCATGACAATCACCTCTATTTACAACACttccagaatatttccatcatccccaaagGAAACCCCAACCCATTAGCACTCACTCcctgttcccctcccccagcccctggcaaccatgaatctcctctctgtctctatggatttgcctatgctGGACAGTTCATACAAATAAATCACATAATATGTGACATTTTGCGTCTGGctccttcactcagcataacgtgCTTTCTCGGCTTATCCATGCTGCAGCGTGTATTAGAatctcgttcctttttatggatgaataatattccattgtacggatgCACCACATTTTTTTTGagtttaaatgcattttatttttagacaacCTAcatgacatgtttttttttttcctcaaaaacagTGCCTCCGCCCCAAACAAATCAACATCAAAATGAAgagctccagggcttccctggtggcgcagtggttgggagtccgcctgccgatgcaggggacgcggcttcgtgccccggtctgggaggatcccgcatgccacggagcggctgggcgcgtgagccatggccgctgagcctgcgcgtccggagcctgtgctccgcggagggaggggccacggcagtgggaggcccgcgtaccgcaaaaaaaaaaaaaaaaaaaatgaagagctcCAGCTGACATCAGTCCCATTTGTCTAAGTCCTGGtgttgtgtggatgaaaggcaGTAGCCAGCCTGTTATGATGAGCAGGTGATACATCCAAAGTAACAACGaaatttgttaacatttttccatttctaaaccGTCCTTAAAGAAAATCCTATATGGGGTCACACCGTCCTCACTGCAGTCCAGCAGAGCAGCCATGCCATCTAGATTCATGTTTTCACCAATAAAGAACTGATagtgtttgaaattagcaaggATGTGCTTGATCTGTTCTGCCCCTGTCATGAcaggttttcctctttctggtcTCTGTTCTTCAAGCTTCCCTTTGATTGACTTCATGTAATCTTTGATGTACTTCTTGTAGGCTTCTTTTGTGAAGCTGGTTTCCTGCAAGTGATGGTTCATGACAATATCCACACCAGTGGTTACTGTGCTTTCGGTACCTTCTCCCTCGGGGCCTTCAGCGGAGGCATTTCCACCAATGAGCGAGTCATCAATGTTACCCTCTGTCCTACTGACCatcttcccctccacccccagacaCAGGCCGTCCTCGACCTCCTGGATCTTGTAGATGTCGGAGAACATCTCATCATGGCTGATGAGGTCCCAGTAGATGATCATAACGGCGACTAGATGGAGACGACGGCGGTGCTAGCTTAGTAGGAGCCCGGAGCTCAGAGCGAGCGCACTGCAGCCGGAGCGGtgcttggggggaggggggagagggtggAAAAAGGGAtgcaccatattttgtttatccaatcCACTGAATTGCTAGGTATCAgggaagcttttaaaattatcCCCTGCCAGGCACCACTCTGAGACTTTGATGTGCTTGGCCAGGGTGGGGTAAGGCACTAGTGTTTTTCTAAAACCTCCCCTGGTGATTCTAAGACACAGCAAAGGCTGAGAATCACTGACTGAGACTGTGACTGGCCAAACTAGGGCCCCGGGGCCAAGGGTCGCCTACTGCCCGTGTTCACATGGGCTGCCAGCTAAGAAtgcttgagaaaaataaaaaagaatattttgtgacacgTGCAATGATGCAACATTCAACTTTCCATGTCTataagttttattggcacacataGTCACACCCAGTCATTTACCTATTGTCTATAACTGCTTTTGTTATAGACAAGGGCAGAGttaagtagttgtgacagagaccgtaTGGCCCAccaagctgaaaatatttactatctggtcttttacagaaaaagtttgtttcATCCATTCACAGTCCTCTCATACTTGGTCTTTCAGCAGCGGTCGGCACCGTTGATCACCCTACTGCTTGAGACACTTTCTTCACTTGACAGCTAGAAACCCGCTCTCTCCTGGAGCTGCCTCTCTGGAGCTTGGGGAAGCCCCATGGGGGTGGATCCGGGTGCCCAGTGTTTGGGAGCTGGGCCACTTCCACCCCTCATATGGGCactggtgggggtgtgtgtgagggtgaggggaaggtgttAGGAGATCACTCGGAGACTTTGGGCAGCTCACACTCCTTCTGGGTTGGACAAGACTGTCTCTGAGTTCCCTTGCAGTTCTGAGTTCTCTGGTGGTCATAGTGCCAAGCACTGTCACCTGCATCACGAATTCTCCCAGCAACCCAATGAGGAGGGCGCCATTTCTATCATTATCACAATTTTACAGAAGACACAACAAATCTTCAGAAAGGAAAAGTGACTTTGGCCAGGTTGCCCAGCAAGTCTGTGGCCTTCAAACTCAAGTCCAGCCCACCTCACCCTGTCTAGCAGGATGGATGTGCCAAGTGCCTATTGTTTAAGCTGATGAGATCTCAGAGAACTTGGGGTTTCTGGGGAGGGCACACTGGCAGGTGGTGGCTGGGTCGGCTCTATGTTGTGGATGTGGGCAGCTGTGAGTGAGACCCAAGATGAGAAGAATAAATTATGGAGATGCCTTGGGCAATGCGCCCAACGCCGTGATATGTACTTGACTAAGATCATATTTACTAATTTAAATACTCTGTGAGGGAGGATTAGTttttctgtggctgctgtaaTGAATTACCACAAAGTCTGGTAATTtggtaaaacaacacaaatgtcttcTCTCCCAGTCCTGGTGGTGAGAAGTTCAAAGTCAAGGGGAAgactccttccttgcctcttccagcttctgggtgCTGTCAGGCAATCTTTGCTGTTTCTTCGCTTGTaggtgcatcactccaatctctgcctctgtctttgcaCAGCCTTCTTACAAAGACACCGGTCCTTGCATTTACGGCTCACACTAAATCCAGTATGAGTGCATCTGGAGATCCTTAGCtaaattacatttgcaaagaccatatttccaaataagattgcattcttgggcttccctggtggcgcagtggttgagagtccgcctgccgatgcaggggacaagggttcatgccccggtccgggaagatcccacatgccgtggagcggctgggcccgtgagccatggccgctgagcctgcgcgtccggagcctatgctccgcaacgggagaggccacaacagtgagaggcccacgtaccacaaaaaaaaaaaaaaaaaaaaaaaaaaagattgcattcTGAGGTTCCTGGtggatatgaatttggggggacacaattcaactcactaCAGGGGGAAATATTATTCTCAgtctacagatgagaaagctgaagccCACTCCCATGACATGAGAGTAGTTACCCCCTTAGCTAGCTCCTTAGTGACTTAGGAACCAACGCCCAGTCCTGTATTATTTTAATGCCTCAGTtctcatagaaaaaaaaagatatacaaaaaacCCAAATCACCTTTACCTTACATTGTATACAAATAATGCCTCAAATTAGATCAAAGACCTAGACTTGagaactaaaaactataaaactcttagaaggaaacatcGGTCAAATTCTTCATGATGTTGGATTTAGAAATGACTTCATgactctgacaccaaaagcacaggtaacaaaagaataaagataagttggacttcatcaaaattaaaaacttttgtgcgtcaaaggacactatcaacagagtgaaaaggcaacgacctacagaatggagaaaatatttacaaattgtatatcatctgacaaatgattaatataaagaactcctgcagctcaacaacaaaaaaaaacaagcaacccaattacaaaatgggcaaaggccttgaaaagacagttctccaaagaagatatacaaagacaattagtacatgaaaagatgctcaacactactgttattagggaaatgcaagtccaaaccacaatgagataccacttcatacctactaggatgactataattttttaaaaaaactgaaaatgataaATGTAGACAAAGGTATGGAACACtagtacattgctggtgggaatgcaaaatggtgtagccattatggaaaacggTCTGGCAATTCCTCCAAAAAAtcaaacatagaattaccatatgatccagcaattccatacagatacatatatagatagatatagatagatagatatagatatagatatatccgGAAGAATTGAAAGCAAAGACTCAGTTACTTGTGTACCCATgattatagcagcattattcacaatagccaagaggtggaagaaaacccaagtgtccactgactgatgaatggataaacaaaatgtgatctatacTCACAATGGAATTCAgccaaaaaaggaacaaagttcctacacctgaaactaacacaacattgtaaatcaactacacttcgataaaaataaaaaggagcaaaattttgatagatgctacaacatggatggaccttggagggttatgcttaatgaaataaacCAGATACGGAAGGACAAGtattgtatggttccacttaCAGGAAGTATCTAGCTGGAATAGActaatttatagagacagaacatagaatagaggttaccatgagttgggggttgggggaaagggaagttattatttaatgggtagaGTTTATGTTGGAGATGATGAAAAGTTTTGGGTATAAATAGTGGTGAcggttacacaacattgtgaatgtaattaatgtcaTTGAATTGTGCATTTAcagatggttaaaatgataaatattatgtactatattttaccacaattttttttcaaaaaaagactgtttagaaagaaaacaaaccataTGAGCTTCAAGGAAAACATTTTGGAAGAGAAAACACAAGGTTCCCCGAATGCATGACAGCCAGCTGGGCACAGTTCCTGCCGCCTTGCCTTGCCTCCCGTGAATGTTCCCCGAAGCTGGTTCTTTCCCTGGGgtttcaccctttttttttctgtttaggcAGAGTCCTAGGAGAAAGAGGTTTTCATGTACCTGTATCTCCTTCTTTTATTCTCATCACTCTTTATCGTCCTCTACATCCCGCCCACCTGTGATCACAGATCTCCACTTCCTGTCACTTCTCTTTGGCCCCTGCCCCGGTCTGACAGAGCTCTGAGAGTGACGTTTGTCTTGCTGCTCCACGCGCTCTGGTTGCTGGTGAGTGGTGGCTTGTCTTTGAGAGCGTCCACCACCCCAATCATCTCCTCCTTTGGATGTAACGTTCCCCTGCTTCCCCGTTGCTTATGTGATCAGGCTGCATGCCTTGACCTGGCATTCAGTGCCCTGCCTTAGTGCATCTGGCTCAACAGGTGACCTCACCGTCTCCTGAACAGGCTTcaagcctccctgcctccttgCCTTTTCTTATGAGGTTTCTGTTGCCCATCATGCCTTCCCTTAGCCCCTCTATCTTGAGATCCAAACGCTAATGTCCCCTAAGCCCAAGGTCAACATAAACCTCTTTCTCGAAGGCTTGGGAGGTCAAATATTACCTATTTAACAAGGAATCATTTGTTACTGCCTTGGATGGGCATTTCCATCTTTTGTTATTTTCACATATACCCTGATGTTGATTTTATCTATCGAGAAAGCTTGCGGAAGCCaagggcacattttttttttttttttttttttttttttttttttttgcagtacgtgggcctctcactgttgtggcctctcccgttgcggagcacaggttctggacgtgcaggctcagcggccatggctcacgggcccagccgctccgcggcatatgggatcttcccagaccggggcacaaacccttgtcccctgcatcggcaggcggactctcaaccactgcgccaccagggaagcccccaaggacACATCTTATTTCGTGTTTCTCTCTGGGAGCCCTGCATTTCATTGACATGAACGTTGTTTCCATGCCATCAGACTCCAGCAGGGGGTTGGGACCTGGGCTCAGAACATAGGGAGGTCAGTAGTCCTCCCTCTGTCATCGGTGGGAATTTTCCTTTAGAAACTCTGACCTTTGAATTTTTCCAAGACTATCTTTCTGTGGCAAAAAACAGTGAAAGAACTGAGTGAAAGTACCCCACTCAGACGCCTTACTGTGTCTTCTGGGACTGCTTCCTCCTCACTGCCACTGCTGTCCATGCCATGGTTCCAGCTGTCACCATCTTGCATCAGAATTGTTGGACCAGCTGCACCCTGGTCCCTGTGACTCCAGTGCGGCCCCCATGAACCGATGCTGCACACGGCAGTCAGGGCGGCTGTCCTAAAACAGATCTCTTCCTTTTACTCCCCAGTTGACAAATGGCAGTTCGTCTCCGAGAAAAAACCAAGATCCTGAGACTGGGGTTCCAGGCACCCTGACCATCTGACCCCCAAGATGCAGCCCCTGTCATAACTCCTATGATTCTGATACTTCACTtatgtcacaatttgtttatttctaaaatgaaatggaCCTATCAGTGCCTCTGGTGCTCAGTCCAGGCAAGTCTCCCCTCCTGGAATGTCTGACCATCTGAGACAAATTCTGAAAGGTTCACCTCCTCTCTAAGCTCTATTTCCTCAGCTCTCCTCCCACCTTGGGGCTTTGCTACAGTACGAAGCCAATAGATAGTCTCTGAAGAAAGCAATTAGGCCACAGTGAGAtcccacttcatacccactagggaGACTATAATGAAAAGACAGATAATGACAAGTGTTGTTGAGGGTATGAAGAAATTGGAAACATCCTACGTTGCAGGTGGGAAcatgtcttagttcaggctgctataacagaatgtcatagactgggtggcttataacaacagacatttacttctcacggttctgaaggctgggaagcccaagatcaaggtaccagcagaTTTGATATCTGGTGAGAGCCTGTTTTATAAAGGCCTgtcatctcactgtggcttcacatggcagaagggacaagggatctctctggggtctcttttataaggacactaattccattcatgagggttccgccctcatgacttaatcacctctaaaggccccacctccaaatacggTTCcattgagggttaggatttcaacatgtgaatttggtgGGGGACACTTTCAGTCTACAACATATGTAAAATGTTGCTGACGCTATGGATAACTATTTGGGAGATCCCCATCAAGTTAAACGCAGacttactatatgacccagcaattctactcctaggtatatacccaagaaaaattaaaacgtaTGTCCAGGcaaaacttgtacatgagtgttcatggcagcattatgcATGATAGCCACAGTGGAAacagctcaaatgtccatcagttgatgaataaacaaacaaaatgtagtgtagccatacaatagaataccgttaagcaataaaaaggaatgaagtaagggtacatgctacaacatagatgaccttcaaaatattatgctaagtgaaaaaagccagacaaaaagaccacatactatatgattccatatatatgaactgtccagaataggcaaatcgcTAGAGACAAAAAGATGAGCGGTtgtcagaggctgggggtggggcggaggTGGGAGGTGACGGCACCGAGGGGCAGGGTTTCCTTCGggtgtgatgaaaatgttgtggaATTAGATAGTGCTGATGGTCGCACAACTTTGTgcctatactaaaaaccactgagttgtacactttaaaggagGGAATTATACAGTGTGtgcattatatctcaatatagctgttaaaaaaaattaagaaaccacTTGGCGAGTGTATATTGAAAAGTTACTCCATGCCGAACACTGAGCAAGTATTTTCCAGGCATTAAGTCCCTAATTCTCATCAAAATCCTATGAGataggggcttcgctggtggtgcggtggttaagaatccgcctcccaatgcaggggacagggatttgagccctggtccaggaagatcccacatgccacggagcaactaagcccgtgcgccacaactactgagcctgtgctctaaggcccacgtgccacaactactgaagcccacatgcctagagcccgtgctctgcaacaagagaagccaccacaataagaggcctgcgcaccgcaatgaagaccccaggcagccaataaataaataaataaataaattctttaaaaaaagaaaattctatgaGATAGTGTTACAGAGTGAATGAATCACTGCTaacttcatatgttgaagccctaatccccaaggTCATGGTATTAGGACTTGGGACCTTTTTGGGGTAATTAGATTTAAAGGAGGtatgagggtg is from Orcinus orca chromosome X, mOrcOrc1.1, whole genome shotgun sequence and encodes:
- the LOC101275484 gene encoding translationally-controlled tumor protein-like, which encodes MIIYWDLISHDEMFSDIYKIQEVEDGLCLGVEGKMVSRTEGNIDDSLIGGNASAEGPEGEGTESTVTTGVDIVMNHHLQETSFTKEAYKKYIKDYMKSIKGKLEEQRPERGKPVMTGAEQIKHILANFKHYQFFIGENMNLDGMAALLDCSEDGVTPYRIFFKDGLEMEKC